The proteins below come from a single Lineus longissimus chromosome 5, tnLinLong1.2, whole genome shotgun sequence genomic window:
- the LOC135488270 gene encoding uncharacterized protein LOC135488270 codes for MHQGYEQPQSGYEQGQQVVVVNQHNSYDRNYAMPRAICPGALMIVCGVLNLIVLIVLGAMSGGWVSEYIAGTVIFLACGIVALIGSAGSRQKTSQGPPIALIVLSVVSLSFSGTQIILRAMGILAGAIIVTVNTNDPAANQLVDTIGTIVLWTSVGLIVIAVLGFILSIVLLVFASKVLCGCCGAPNGQSNKGVVYQNKA; via the exons ATGCATCAAGGATACGAGCAGCCGCAGTCGGGGTACGAACAAGGCCAACAAGTGGTCGTCGTCAATCAGCATAACAGCTATGACAGGAACTACGCTATGCCCCGAGCAATCTGTCCGGGCGCTCTCATGATCGTCTGTGGAGTCCTCAACTTGATCGTCTTGATAGTTCTCGGTGCAATGTCTGGAGGCTGGGTGAGCGAGTATATCGCAGGGACCGTGATCTTCCTGGCCTGTGGTATCGTGGCCCTTATTGGATCAGCTGGGAGCAGGCAAAAGACAAGCCAAGGACCACCGATTGCCCTCATCGTCCTCAGTGTAGTGTCTCTTTCCTTCAGCGGAACTCAG ATCATTCTGAGGGCCATGGGAATCCTGGCCGGCGCGATTATCGTTACCGTCAACACCAACGACCCTGCCGCCAATCAACTCGTTGATACCATTGGCACC ATCGTCTTGTGGACTTCCGTCGGGCTCATCGTGATCGCCGTCTTGGGTTTCATCCTCTCCATTGTGCTCCTCGTCTTCGCCAGCAAGGTCCTCTGCGGATGCTGTGGCGCCCCCAACGGACAGAGCAACAAGGGAGTAGTCTACCAGAACAAGGCCTAA
- the LOC135488505 gene encoding uncharacterized protein LOC135488505, whose amino-acid sequence MSEAGSEVELVRLNRSKTTSRIHYKLEHSVAAALEESSIIRDDTSTISSTALGSLTNSRSDVTRTDPQADGDSEVTDVEKGDRVGKDGDFIVVKKKRSEKSGRRGSRDKDGKRRHRHHHHHHHGNGHHHHHHHHHNDSGSKVKEETETHVVIEVERMSDIEESPVKEEEGKVPEPEPEADDDTLKEESDKETLKGEDEVDGMKVIAVAVLDDDDDMSPEEIEKRLRIEQLLRREDEVKQRFLLLERREREIEETEVKLQERENVYIRRSQEVDELNKEIFTIRETLEEEKRSLLHLKADDYRIMETTMKKAIAEMNRVKDNCKNHVDDLADLQFKVKDLEDEIDLRDKTILNLTERLGLTTTEMRRKEYETALPNGFLAQAESQSDLESSYAVSEGGRGSVSKGYVTESSRRILPRSSTEFTRPQSVKISSRPSSARRTSESIRRMSMRAATPSDFNRAGSIKRYTGKMSETLSEFSEPEMSNSMDMRPESSLQESARDFETRRRPLSARPATASTGASDEAAVRSKACIVM is encoded by the exons ATGTCGGAGGCAGGGTCGGAAGTGGAGCTGGTCAGGCTGAACAGGTCAAAAACAACGTCAAGAATTCATTACAAACTGGAACATTCTGTTGCCGCGGCTCTCGAGGAGAGTTCGATCATCCGTGATGATACGAGCACAATCAGTAGTACCGCACTCGGGAGTTTGACCAATTCACGGAGTGACGTCACGCGGACGGACCCCCAAGCAGACGGCGACTCTGAAGTGACGGACGTAGAGAAAGGAGACAGAGTCGGAAAGGACGGGGATTTTatagttgtgaagaaaaaaCGCAGCGAGAAATCGGGGCGGCGGGGTTCGAGAGATAAAGATGGGAAACGGCGGcacagacatcatcatcatcaccatcatggaaATGgtcaccaccaccatcatcatcatcatcacaatgaTTCAGGTTCAAAGGTCAAAGAGGAAACGGAAACGCATGTTGTAATTGAAGTAGAGCGTATGTCAGATATTGAGGAGAGTCCGGTAAAGGAGGAGGAAGGAAaggtaccggaaccggaaccgGAAGCAGACGATGATACGCTCAAAGAGGAGAGTGACAAGGAGACACTGAAGGGAGAGGATGAGGTCGATGGCATgaag GTGATAGCTGTGGCCGTAttggacgatgacgatgatatgTCCCCAGAAGAGATAGAGAAGAGACTGAGGATAGAACAGCTGTTGCGGCGTGAAGATGAGGTCAAACAGAGGTTTCTGTTGCTAGAgcggagagagagagag ATCGAAGAAACTGAAGTCAAGTTACAAGAAAGAGAAAATGTTTATATCAGACGGTCGCAGGAGGTAGACGAACTCAATAAG GAAATCTTCACGATACGTGAGACGCTAGAGGAAGAGAAGCGTTCCTTGCTTCACCTCAAGGCAGACGACTACCGGATCATGGAGACCACCATGAAAAAGGCCATAGCGGAGATGAACAGGGTCAAGGACAACTGCAAGAACCATGTAGACGATCTTGCTGATTTGCAGTTTAAG GTGAAAGACCTCGAGGACGAGATAGACCTCAGGGACAAGACTATACTGAACTTGACAGAACGGCTCGGGCTTACCACCACGGAGATGCGGCGCAAGGAATACGAGACAGCTCTCCCAAACGGTTTCCTCGCGCAAGCGGAGAGCCAGAGCGATCTCGAGAGCAGCTACGCGGTCAGTGAGGGTGGAAGGGGAAGCGTATCCAAAGGTTACGTGACGGAGTCGTCCAGGCGCATCTTGCCTCGGTCCTCAACTGAGTTCACACGGCCCCAGAGTGTCAAAATATCGTCGAGGCCGAGCTCTGCTCGCCGCACGTCGGAAAGCATTCGCCGCATGAGTATGCGTGCGGCGACCCCGAGCGATTTCAACCGTGCGGGTAGCATCAAACGTTACACTGGGAAAATGAGCGAGACGTTGTCGGAGTTTTCTGAGCCCGAGATGAGCAATAGCATGGACATGCGACCGGAATCTTCGCTTCAGGAGAGCGCGAGAGACTTTGAGACCCGTAGACGACCGCTTAGCGCCAGACCCGCCACAGCTTCCACGGGTGCCTCTGACGAAGCTGCAGTGCGCAGCAAAGCCTGTATTGTCATGTGA
- the LOC135488480 gene encoding quinone oxidoreductase PIG3-like, whose product MFILVLIAISLFSLTTQHLPKMMRSTQFKPGGPENMSIGEVPLPQLRPGEVLIKVYMSAINRADTSQRKGLYPSPPGESDILGLEAAGSVEMIGPGCSSKLNKGDRVMALLAGGGNAEYVAAHEDLILQVPTAMTYREAAAIPEVWLTAYQLLFTVGNVQPNESVLIHAGASGVGTSAVQLTRAVGKAIPIVTAGSQEKINTALSLHAAAGFNYKEGPFAEKVVEFTKGHGIDLILDCVGGSYWQQNLDTIAIDGRWVLYGLMGGGSVDGNILQKLMKKRVTLQASTLRTRSIKYKAALVESFRKNALPKFASGELKPIIDSEFPLEKIADAHRLMESNKNTGKILIKVRDEDREEL is encoded by the exons ATGTTCATTCTCGTATTGATAGCTATTTCCTTATTTTCCTTAACGACCCAG CATTTACCCAAAATGATGCGATCAACCCAGTTCAAACCTGGAGGACCAGAAAATATGTCTATTGGTGAAGTTCCCCTTCCCCAGCTTCGGCCCGGAGAAGTCTTGATCAAAGTCTACATGAGTGCCATCAACAGAGCTGATACGTCACAG AGAAAAGGTCTATATCCATCACCACCTGGTGAGAGTGACATCCTTGGTCTTGAGGCAGCTGGTAGTGTAGAAATGATTGGTCCTGGTTGCTCTAGCAAGTTGAACAAAGGAGACAGAGTCATGGCACTATTGGCTG GTGGTGGTAATGCAGAGTACGTGGCAGCACATGAGGATCTCATCCTGCAAGTACCTACAGCGATGACCTACAGAGAGGCAGCTGCCATTCCAGAGGTCTGGCTCACTGCCTATCAGTTGCTGTTCACAGTTG GGAATGTTCAACCCAATGAATCTGTCCTCATACATGCTGGTGCAAGTGGAGTGGgcacatcagcagttcagctgacAAGGGCAGTTGGTAAAGCCATACCGATTGTGACTGCTGGCTCGCAGGAAAAGATCAATACTGCTCTCAGTCTCCATGCTGCTGCTGGATTTAATTACAAGGAGGGACCATTTGCTGAAAAAGTGGTGGAGTTTACTAAAG GTCACGGTATTGATCTCATCTTGGACTGTGTTGGTGGATCATACTGGCAGCAGAACCTCGACACTATTGCTATTGATGGACGCTGGGTATTATATGGCCTGATGG GAGGAGGGAGTGTGGATGGGAACATTCTGCAGAAACTCATGAAGAAGAGGGTGACTCTACAAGCATCAACCCTTCGGACAAGGAGCATCAAG tacAAAGCTGCCCTCGTGGAAAGTTTCCGAAAAAATGCTCTGCCAAAGTTTGCCAGTGGTGAGTTGAAGCCGATCATAGACTCGGAATTCCCATTGGAGAAGATCGCAGATGCACACCGTCTTATGGAGTCCAATAAAAACACGGGGAAAATCCTCATTAAAGTGCGTGATGAAGACCGTGAAGAGCTCTAG